A single Macaca mulatta isolate MMU2019108-1 chromosome 11, T2T-MMU8v2.0, whole genome shotgun sequence DNA region contains:
- the LOC707360 gene encoding cTAGE family member 8-like isoform X2, whose product MEEPGATPQPYLGLVLEELRRVVAALPESRRPDSNPYGFPWELVVCAAVVGFFAVLLFLWRSFRLVRSQLYVGREKILAETLSGLIEEKCKLLEKFSLFQKDLETTCEKLNRSNSELEDEILCLEKEFKEEKSKHSQQDELMADISKRIRSLEDESKSLKSQIAEAKIICKIFNMNEERREIAIKDALNENSQLQESQKQLLQEAEVWKEQVSELNKQKITFEDSKVQAEQVLSDKENHINTLTGCLLKMKDRAAVLGEDIMDDDNLELEVNGESENAAYLDDPPKGALKKLIHAAELHVSLKTLEGERNHIIIQLSEADKTKEEHTEHIKNLQTEQASLQSENMYFESENQKLQQKLKIMTELYQENEMKLHRKLTVEENYRIEEEEKLSKVEKKISHTTEGLETCRKLAKDLEEELERTISFYQRQVISYEKKGHDNWLAAQTAERNLNDLRKENAHNRQRLTEAEFKFELLEKDPCAPDVSNTAFGREHSPYGPSPLGRPSSETRALLSPQTLLEGPLRLSPVLPRGGGRGPRGPGNPLDHQMTNERGEPGCDTLTDPHRAPSDTGSLSSPWKQDRRMMFPSPGQSYPDSALPPQREERFYSNSDKLSGPAELRSFNRPSLDKMDGSMPSEMESRRNDAKDDPGNLNVPHSSLPATNEATDTDFVPPPLASIRGPLFPVNTGGPFIRRGPPFPPPPPGTMFGASRGYYYPPRNFPGPPHAPFAMRNVYPPRGFPPYLHPRPGFYPNPTF is encoded by the exons ATGGAGGAGCCCGGCGCTACCCCTCAGCCCTATCTGGGGCTGGTCCTGGAGGAGCTACGCAGGGTTGTAGCAGCACTGCCTGAAAGTAGGAGACCAGATTCCAATCCTTATGGTTTCCCTTGGGAACTGGTGGTATGTGCAGCTGTTGTTGGATTTTTTGCTGTTCTCCTTTTTTTGTGGAGAAGTTTTAGATTGGTTAGAAGTCAGCTTTATGTGGGAAGAGAAAAAATACTTGCTGAAACGCTTTCTGGACtaattgaagaaaaatgtaaactacTTGAAAAATTTAGCCTTTTTCAAAAAGA TTTGGAGACAACCTGTGAAAAGCTGAACAGGTCCAATTCTGAACTTGAGGATGAAATCCTCTGTCTAGAAAAAGAGttcaaagaagagaaatctaaacatTCTCAACAAGATGAATTGATGGCAGATATTTCAAAAAGGATACGGTCTCTAGAAGATGAGTCAAAATCCCTCAAATCACAAATAGCTGAAGCCAAAATCATCTGCAAGATATTTAACATGAATGAAGAACGACGGGAAATAGCAATAAAAGATGCTTTGAATGAAAATTCTCAACTTCAGGAAAGCCAGAAGCAGCTTTTGCAAGAAGCTGAAGTATGGAAAGAACAAGTGAGTGAacttaataaacagaaaataacatttgaagACTCCAAAGTACAGGCAGAACAAGTTCTAAGTGATAAAGAAAATCACATCAACACTCTGACTGGATGCTTGCTAAAGATGAAAGATCGGGCTGCTGTACTTGGAGAGGACATAATGGATGATGATAACTTGGAATTAGAAGTGAATGGTGAATCGGAAAATGCTGCTTACTTAGATGATCCTCCAAAAGGAGCTTTGAAGAAACTGATTCATGCTGCTGAGTtacatgtttctttaaaaaccttagaaggagaaagaaaccaCATTATTATTCAGTTATCTGAAGCTGATAAAACAAAGGAAGAGCATACAGAGCATATTAAAAATCTTCAGACTGAACAAGCATCTTTGCAGTCAGAAAACATGTATTTTGAAAGTGAGAATCAGAAGCTTCAACAGAAACTTAAAATAATGACTGAAttatatcaagaaaatgaaatgaaactccATAGGAAATTGACAGTAGAGGAAAATTACCGgatagaggaagaagagaaacttTCTAAAGTGGAAAAAAAGATCAGCCATACGACTGAAGGGCTAGAGACCTGTAGAAAGCTAGCCAAAGATCTTGAAGAAGAATTGGAGAGAACTATTAGTTTTTATCAAAGGCAGGTTATTTCCTACGAGAAAAAAGGACATGATAATTGGTTGGCAGCTCAGACTGCTGAAAGAAACCTCAatgatttaaggaaagaaaatgctcACAACAGACAAAGATTAACTGAAGCAGAGTTTAAATTTGAACTTTTAGAAAAAGATCCTTGTGCACCTGATGTTTCAAATACAGCATTTGGCAGAGAGCATTCCCCATATGGTCCCTCACCATTGGGTCGGCCTTCATCTGAAACGAGAGCTTTACTCTCTCCTCAAACTTTGTTGGAGGGTCCACTCAGACTCTCACCTGTGCTTccgaggggaggaggaagaggcccAAGAGGCCCAGGGAATCCTCTGGACCATCAGATGACCAATGAAAGAGGAGAACCAGGCTGTGATACCTTAACCGATCCTCACAGGGCTCCTTCTGACACTGGGTCCCTGTCATCTCCGTGGAAACAGGACCGTAGGATGATGTTTCCTTCACCAGGACAATCATATCCTGATTCAGCTCTTCCTCCACAAAGGGAAGAGagattttattctaattctgATAAACTGTCTGGGCCAGCAGAACTCAGAAGTTTTAATAGGCCTTCTTTGGATAAAATGGATGGGTCAATGCCTTCAGAAATGGAATCCAGGAGAAATGATGCCAAAGATGATCCTGGTAATTTAAATGTGCCTCATTCATCTCTCCCTGCTACAAATGAAGCAACTGACACTGACTTTGTTCCTCCACCTCTAGCTTCAATCAGAGGCCCATTGTTTCCAGTGAATACAGGGGGACCGTTCATAAGAAGAGGACCTCCTTTccccccacctcctccaggaaccATGTTTGGAGCTTCTCGAGGTTATTACTATCCACCAAGGAATTTCCCAGGTCCACCACATGCTCCATTTGCAATGAGAAACGTCTATCCACCGAGGGGTTTTCCTCCTTACCTTCACCCAAGACCTGGATTTTACCCCAACCCCACATTCTGA
- the LOC707360 gene encoding cTAGE family member 15-like isoform X3: MEEPGATPQPYLGLVLEELRRVVAALPESRRPDSNPYGFPWELVVCAAVVGFFAVLLFLWRSFRLVRSQLYVGREKILAETLSGLIEEKCKLLEKFSLFQKDLETTCEKLNRSNSELEDEILCLEKEFKEEKSKHSQQDELMADISKRIRSLEDESKSLKSQIAEAKIICKIFNMNEERREIAIKDALNENSQLQESQKQLLQEAEVWKEQVSELNKQKITFEDSKVQAEQVLSDKENHINTLTGCLLKMKDRAAVLGEDIMDDDNLELEVNGESENAAYLDDPPKGALKKLIHAAELHVSLKTLEGERNHIIIQLSEADKTKEEHTEHIKNLQTEQASLQSENMYFESENQKLQQKLKIMTELYQENEMKLHRKLTVEENYRIEEEEKLSKVEKKISHTTEGLETCRKLAKDLEEELERTISFYQRQVISYEKKGHDNWLAAQTAERNLNDLRKENAHNRQRLTEAEFKFELLEKDPCAPDVSNTAFGRGPRGPGNPLDHQMTNERGEPGCDTLTDPHRAPSDTGSLSSPWKQDRRMMFPSPGQSYPDSALPPQREERFYSNSDKLSGPAELRSFNRPSLDKMDGSMPSEMESRRNDAKDDPGNLNVPHSSLPATNEATDTDFVPPPLASIRGPLFPVNTGGPFIRRGPPFPPPPPGTMFGASRGYYYPPRNFPGPPHAPFAMRNVYPPRGFPPYLHPRPGFYPNPTF, translated from the exons ATGGAGGAGCCCGGCGCTACCCCTCAGCCCTATCTGGGGCTGGTCCTGGAGGAGCTACGCAGGGTTGTAGCAGCACTGCCTGAAAGTAGGAGACCAGATTCCAATCCTTATGGTTTCCCTTGGGAACTGGTGGTATGTGCAGCTGTTGTTGGATTTTTTGCTGTTCTCCTTTTTTTGTGGAGAAGTTTTAGATTGGTTAGAAGTCAGCTTTATGTGGGAAGAGAAAAAATACTTGCTGAAACGCTTTCTGGACtaattgaagaaaaatgtaaactacTTGAAAAATTTAGCCTTTTTCAAAAAGA TTTGGAGACAACCTGTGAAAAGCTGAACAGGTCCAATTCTGAACTTGAGGATGAAATCCTCTGTCTAGAAAAAGAGttcaaagaagagaaatctaaacatTCTCAACAAGATGAATTGATGGCAGATATTTCAAAAAGGATACGGTCTCTAGAAGATGAGTCAAAATCCCTCAAATCACAAATAGCTGAAGCCAAAATCATCTGCAAGATATTTAACATGAATGAAGAACGACGGGAAATAGCAATAAAAGATGCTTTGAATGAAAATTCTCAACTTCAGGAAAGCCAGAAGCAGCTTTTGCAAGAAGCTGAAGTATGGAAAGAACAAGTGAGTGAacttaataaacagaaaataacatttgaagACTCCAAAGTACAGGCAGAACAAGTTCTAAGTGATAAAGAAAATCACATCAACACTCTGACTGGATGCTTGCTAAAGATGAAAGATCGGGCTGCTGTACTTGGAGAGGACATAATGGATGATGATAACTTGGAATTAGAAGTGAATGGTGAATCGGAAAATGCTGCTTACTTAGATGATCCTCCAAAAGGAGCTTTGAAGAAACTGATTCATGCTGCTGAGTtacatgtttctttaaaaaccttagaaggagaaagaaaccaCATTATTATTCAGTTATCTGAAGCTGATAAAACAAAGGAAGAGCATACAGAGCATATTAAAAATCTTCAGACTGAACAAGCATCTTTGCAGTCAGAAAACATGTATTTTGAAAGTGAGAATCAGAAGCTTCAACAGAAACTTAAAATAATGACTGAAttatatcaagaaaatgaaatgaaactccATAGGAAATTGACAGTAGAGGAAAATTACCGgatagaggaagaagagaaacttTCTAAAGTGGAAAAAAAGATCAGCCATACGACTGAAGGGCTAGAGACCTGTAGAAAGCTAGCCAAAGATCTTGAAGAAGAATTGGAGAGAACTATTAGTTTTTATCAAAGGCAGGTTATTTCCTACGAGAAAAAAGGACATGATAATTGGTTGGCAGCTCAGACTGCTGAAAGAAACCTCAatgatttaaggaaagaaaatgctcACAACAGACAAAGATTAACTGAAGCAGAGTTTAAATTTGAACTTTTAGAAAAAGATCCTTGTGCACCTGATGTTTCAAATACAGCATTTG gaagaggcccAAGAGGCCCAGGGAATCCTCTGGACCATCAGATGACCAATGAAAGAGGAGAACCAGGCTGTGATACCTTAACCGATCCTCACAGGGCTCCTTCTGACACTGGGTCCCTGTCATCTCCGTGGAAACAGGACCGTAGGATGATGTTTCCTTCACCAGGACAATCATATCCTGATTCAGCTCTTCCTCCACAAAGGGAAGAGagattttattctaattctgATAAACTGTCTGGGCCAGCAGAACTCAGAAGTTTTAATAGGCCTTCTTTGGATAAAATGGATGGGTCAATGCCTTCAGAAATGGAATCCAGGAGAAATGATGCCAAAGATGATCCTGGTAATTTAAATGTGCCTCATTCATCTCTCCCTGCTACAAATGAAGCAACTGACACTGACTTTGTTCCTCCACCTCTAGCTTCAATCAGAGGCCCATTGTTTCCAGTGAATACAGGGGGACCGTTCATAAGAAGAGGACCTCCTTTccccccacctcctccaggaaccATGTTTGGAGCTTCTCGAGGTTATTACTATCCACCAAGGAATTTCCCAGGTCCACCACATGCTCCATTTGCAATGAGAAACGTCTATCCACCGAGGGGTTTTCCTCCTTACCTTCACCCAAGACCTGGATTTTACCCCAACCCCACATTCTGA
- the LOC707360 gene encoding cTAGE family member 8-like isoform X1: MEEPGATPQPYLGLVLEELRRVVAALPESRRPDSNPYGFPWELVVCAAVVGFFAVLLFLWRSFRLVRSQLYVGREKILAETLSGLIEEKCKLLEKFSLFQKEYEAYEAESSLENASFEKAAAEARSLETTCEKLNRSNSELEDEILCLEKEFKEEKSKHSQQDELMADISKRIRSLEDESKSLKSQIAEAKIICKIFNMNEERREIAIKDALNENSQLQESQKQLLQEAEVWKEQVSELNKQKITFEDSKVQAEQVLSDKENHINTLTGCLLKMKDRAAVLGEDIMDDDNLELEVNGESENAAYLDDPPKGALKKLIHAAELHVSLKTLEGERNHIIIQLSEADKTKEEHTEHIKNLQTEQASLQSENMYFESENQKLQQKLKIMTELYQENEMKLHRKLTVEENYRIEEEEKLSKVEKKISHTTEGLETCRKLAKDLEEELERTISFYQRQVISYEKKGHDNWLAAQTAERNLNDLRKENAHNRQRLTEAEFKFELLEKDPCAPDVSNTAFGREHSPYGPSPLGRPSSETRALLSPQTLLEGPLRLSPVLPRGGGRGPRGPGNPLDHQMTNERGEPGCDTLTDPHRAPSDTGSLSSPWKQDRRMMFPSPGQSYPDSALPPQREERFYSNSDKLSGPAELRSFNRPSLDKMDGSMPSEMESRRNDAKDDPGNLNVPHSSLPATNEATDTDFVPPPLASIRGPLFPVNTGGPFIRRGPPFPPPPPGTMFGASRGYYYPPRNFPGPPHAPFAMRNVYPPRGFPPYLHPRPGFYPNPTF; the protein is encoded by the coding sequence ATGGAGGAGCCCGGCGCTACCCCTCAGCCCTATCTGGGGCTGGTCCTGGAGGAGCTACGCAGGGTTGTAGCAGCACTGCCTGAAAGTAGGAGACCAGATTCCAATCCTTATGGTTTCCCTTGGGAACTGGTGGTATGTGCAGCTGTTGTTGGATTTTTTGCTGTTCTCCTTTTTTTGTGGAGAAGTTTTAGATTGGTTAGAAGTCAGCTTTATGTGGGAAGAGAAAAAATACTTGCTGAAACGCTTTCTGGACtaattgaagaaaaatgtaaactacTTGAAAAATTTAGCCTTTTTCAAAAAGAGTACGAAGCCTATGAGGCAGAGTCATCTTTAGAGAATGCCAGCTTTGAGAAGGCGGCAGCAGAAGCACGAAGTTTGGAGACAACCTGTGAAAAGCTGAACAGGTCCAATTCTGAACTTGAGGATGAAATCCTCTGTCTAGAAAAAGAGttcaaagaagagaaatctaaacatTCTCAACAAGATGAATTGATGGCAGATATTTCAAAAAGGATACGGTCTCTAGAAGATGAGTCAAAATCCCTCAAATCACAAATAGCTGAAGCCAAAATCATCTGCAAGATATTTAACATGAATGAAGAACGACGGGAAATAGCAATAAAAGATGCTTTGAATGAAAATTCTCAACTTCAGGAAAGCCAGAAGCAGCTTTTGCAAGAAGCTGAAGTATGGAAAGAACAAGTGAGTGAacttaataaacagaaaataacatttgaagACTCCAAAGTACAGGCAGAACAAGTTCTAAGTGATAAAGAAAATCACATCAACACTCTGACTGGATGCTTGCTAAAGATGAAAGATCGGGCTGCTGTACTTGGAGAGGACATAATGGATGATGATAACTTGGAATTAGAAGTGAATGGTGAATCGGAAAATGCTGCTTACTTAGATGATCCTCCAAAAGGAGCTTTGAAGAAACTGATTCATGCTGCTGAGTtacatgtttctttaaaaaccttagaaggagaaagaaaccaCATTATTATTCAGTTATCTGAAGCTGATAAAACAAAGGAAGAGCATACAGAGCATATTAAAAATCTTCAGACTGAACAAGCATCTTTGCAGTCAGAAAACATGTATTTTGAAAGTGAGAATCAGAAGCTTCAACAGAAACTTAAAATAATGACTGAAttatatcaagaaaatgaaatgaaactccATAGGAAATTGACAGTAGAGGAAAATTACCGgatagaggaagaagagaaacttTCTAAAGTGGAAAAAAAGATCAGCCATACGACTGAAGGGCTAGAGACCTGTAGAAAGCTAGCCAAAGATCTTGAAGAAGAATTGGAGAGAACTATTAGTTTTTATCAAAGGCAGGTTATTTCCTACGAGAAAAAAGGACATGATAATTGGTTGGCAGCTCAGACTGCTGAAAGAAACCTCAatgatttaaggaaagaaaatgctcACAACAGACAAAGATTAACTGAAGCAGAGTTTAAATTTGAACTTTTAGAAAAAGATCCTTGTGCACCTGATGTTTCAAATACAGCATTTGGCAGAGAGCATTCCCCATATGGTCCCTCACCATTGGGTCGGCCTTCATCTGAAACGAGAGCTTTACTCTCTCCTCAAACTTTGTTGGAGGGTCCACTCAGACTCTCACCTGTGCTTccgaggggaggaggaagaggcccAAGAGGCCCAGGGAATCCTCTGGACCATCAGATGACCAATGAAAGAGGAGAACCAGGCTGTGATACCTTAACCGATCCTCACAGGGCTCCTTCTGACACTGGGTCCCTGTCATCTCCGTGGAAACAGGACCGTAGGATGATGTTTCCTTCACCAGGACAATCATATCCTGATTCAGCTCTTCCTCCACAAAGGGAAGAGagattttattctaattctgATAAACTGTCTGGGCCAGCAGAACTCAGAAGTTTTAATAGGCCTTCTTTGGATAAAATGGATGGGTCAATGCCTTCAGAAATGGAATCCAGGAGAAATGATGCCAAAGATGATCCTGGTAATTTAAATGTGCCTCATTCATCTCTCCCTGCTACAAATGAAGCAACTGACACTGACTTTGTTCCTCCACCTCTAGCTTCAATCAGAGGCCCATTGTTTCCAGTGAATACAGGGGGACCGTTCATAAGAAGAGGACCTCCTTTccccccacctcctccaggaaccATGTTTGGAGCTTCTCGAGGTTATTACTATCCACCAAGGAATTTCCCAGGTCCACCACATGCTCCATTTGCAATGAGAAACGTCTATCCACCGAGGGGTTTTCCTCCTTACCTTCACCCAAGACCTGGATTTTACCCCAACCCCACATTCTGA